The following coding sequences lie in one Geotoga petraea genomic window:
- a CDS encoding IS1096 element passenger TnpR family protein: MVEKIQPFCINLELRSDYLSDYQKRMLKRYGESPDGESISRDVLIPSDMPLHNLHYAIQKLFGWQNSHLRNFRLHSQLFDELTGGTVKGWSKLVGVLFQPPSEIGEDLFWDDNYESGSFKKWLKKKYTGPYVYEGNMEKLNVAQKNVQELLKHFSMMEVQESFEEYSKRSKKDGDKKVKVLKKSPLIDLTLEEMNSSIGIEGGIDNLMESLVVDKILAASDETIDSNDLFPVTKEIIYRYDFGDDWTVLITKYKDCKSFLEKNIVSEEELKESKEIVVKKHKPVCINKEGLSVFDDVGGLGGFADFLGAIYEGWLREQRADLRVWAKSLGWSAAKVSNDKMI; encoded by the coding sequence ATGGTGGAAAAAATTCAACCATTTTGTATAAATTTAGAATTAAGAAGTGATTATTTATCAGATTATCAGAAAAGGATGTTAAAAAGATATGGTGAATCTCCAGATGGAGAATCAATTTCAAGAGATGTTTTAATCCCTTCAGATATGCCACTTCACAATCTTCATTACGCAATTCAAAAGTTATTTGGATGGCAAAACTCACATTTAAGGAATTTCCGTTTACATTCTCAATTATTTGACGAATTAACAGGGGGTACTGTCAAAGGATGGTCGAAATTGGTTGGGGTATTATTTCAACCTCCTTCCGAGATTGGCGAAGATTTGTTTTGGGATGATAATTATGAAAGTGGTAGTTTCAAGAAATGGCTCAAGAAAAAGTATACAGGGCCATATGTATACGAAGGTAATATGGAGAAATTAAATGTTGCCCAAAAGAATGTGCAAGAACTTTTGAAGCATTTTAGTATGATGGAAGTACAAGAATCTTTTGAAGAATATTCAAAAAGGTCTAAAAAAGATGGAGATAAAAAAGTAAAGGTTTTAAAAAAATCTCCATTAATTGACTTAACACTTGAAGAGATGAATTCTTCTATTGGTATAGAGGGAGGGATAGATAATTTGATGGAGAGTCTTGTAGTTGATAAAATTTTGGCTGCTTCAGATGAAACCATTGATTCAAATGATCTTTTCCCAGTGACAAAAGAAATTATATATAGATATGATTTTGGAGATGATTGGACTGTTCTTATCACCAAATATAAAGATTGTAAAAGTTTTCTTGAAAAAAACATTGTTAGTGAAGAAGAACTAAAAGAATCGAAAGAAATTGTGGTTAAAAAACATAAACCTGTGTGTATTAATAAGGAAGGTTTGTCTGTATTTGATGATGTTGGCGGTTTAGGAGGATTTGCTGATTTTTTAGGAGCTATTTATGAGGGTTGGCTTAGGGAACAAAGAGCTGATCTTAGAGTTTGGGCTAAATCACTTGGTTGGAGTGCGGCAAAAGTGTCTAATGATAAGATGATTTGA